A window of the Motacilla alba alba isolate MOTALB_02 chromosome 26, Motacilla_alba_V1.0_pri, whole genome shotgun sequence genome harbors these coding sequences:
- the TSHB gene encoding thyrotropin subunit beta isoform X1, producing the protein MAGRHVPFYLWFALFVCSSPSSMSPFFVMSVLFGLIFGQAASLCAPSEYTIHVEKRECAYCLAINTTICAGFCMTRDSNGKKLLLKSALSQNVCTYKEMLYRTALIPGCPHHTIPYYSYPVAVSCKCGKCNTDYSDCVRERVRTNYCTKPQKLCNL; encoded by the exons ATGGCTGGAAGGCACGTCCCATTTTACCTGTGGTTTgctctgtttgtttgttcttcccCATCCAGCATGAGTCCCTTCTTTGTGATGTCTGTCCTCTTTGGCCTGATTTTTGGACAAGCAGCATCACTCTGTGCTCCTTCTGAGTACACAATCCACGTGGAGAAGCGGGAGTGTGCCTATTGCCTGGCCATCAACACCACCATCTGTGCTGGATTCTGCATGACTCGG GACAGCAATGGCAAGAAGCTGCTCCTCAAGAGTGCTCTGTCCCAGAACGTGTGCACGTACAAAGAGATGCTGTACCGGACAGCGCTGATCCCGGGCTGCCCTCACCACACCATCCCCTACTACTCCTACCCCGTGGCTGTGAGCTGCAAGTGTGGCAAGTGCAACACTGACTACAGTGACTGTGTCCGTGAGAGGGTCAGGACAAACTACTGCACTAAGCCACAGAAGCTCTGTAACCTGTAA
- the TSPAN2 gene encoding tetraspanin-2, translating to MAMNQDKFNDIPFLIPPVILWAASARSERLSETHGTPGGLSPSARGQGVSGPARAPPGQLRPREAPGTAPGTKSAPGRAQVGGSARAAPAPPGPAPAPGAAPPESGRAAAGAAAGAPAMGVGYGGMRCVKILLFIFNLTFWLAGLAVIAFGLWLRFGGPMAEFATDKKSPELFFMGLYVLVGAGAIMSAVGFFGCCGAARESQCLIGTFFACLLVIFAGEVTAGVFAFIGKKVAIQEAQKIYEDAYEDYMKNPVGKVNSTIYRYHVALQCCGKGNVEQQTGLPCPENIQLPKNCLAEIQNVIDTQLRLVGIVGIAIASITIFGMIFSMVLCCTIRNMREMI from the exons ATGGCTATGAACCAAGACAAGTTTAACGACATCCCATTCTTGATCCCGCCTGTAATTTTGTGGGCAGCATCTGCAAGATCTGAGCGTCTTTCAGAGACGCACGGGACGCCCGGAGGGCTTTCACCGAGCGCACGGGGCCAGGGGGTGTCCGGCCCCGCCCGTGCCCCGCCCGGGCAGCTGCGGCCGCGGGAAGCCCCGGGCACGGCGCCGGGCACAAAGTCCGCCCCGGGGCGGGCCCAGGTCGGCGGATccgcccgggcagcgccggccccgcccggccccgcacctgcccccggggccgccccgccggAGTCGGGCCGAGCCGCCGCGGGAGCTGCTGCCGGAGCGCCCGCCATGGGCGTGGGCTATGGGGGGATGCGCTGCGTCAAGATCCTGCTCTTCATCTTCAACCTGACCTTCTGG CTGGCAGGACTGGCTGTCATTGCCTTCGGGCTGTGGCTGCGGTTTGGTGGGCCCATGGCAGAGTTTGCTACAGACAAAAAGTCCCCGGAACTTTTCTTCATGG GACTCTATGTACTGGTGGGAGCAGGGGCCATCATGTCAGCAGTTGGATTTTTCGGGTGCTGTGGAGCAGCGCGGGAGTCCCAGTGCTTAATTGGAACA ttCTTTGCTTGCCTGTTGGTGATATTTGCAGGTGAGGTCACTGCTGGAGTATTTGCCTTCATAGGCAAGAAAGTG GCAATACAGGAAGCCCAGAAAATCTACGAAGATGCTTATGAGGACTACATGAAAAACCCAGTGGGGAAGGTCAACAGTACCATCTATCGCTACCACGTGGCT CTCCAGTGCTGTGGTAAAGGTAACGTGGAACAACAAACAGGATTACCCTGTCCAGAGAACATCCAGCTGCCAAAG AACTGCCTGGCTGAAATTCAGAATGTAATTGATACTCAGCTGCGCTTAGTTGGAATTGTTGGAATTGCAATTGCTAGCATCACA ATCTTTGGCATGATATTCAGCATGGTTCTGTGCTGTACGATCCGTAACATGAGAGAAATGATCTAA
- the TSHB gene encoding thyrotropin subunit beta isoform X2: MSPFFVMSVLFGLIFGQAASLCAPSEYTIHVEKRECAYCLAINTTICAGFCMTRDSNGKKLLLKSALSQNVCTYKEMLYRTALIPGCPHHTIPYYSYPVAVSCKCGKCNTDYSDCVRERVRTNYCTKPQKLCNL; encoded by the exons ATGAGTCCCTTCTTTGTGATGTCTGTCCTCTTTGGCCTGATTTTTGGACAAGCAGCATCACTCTGTGCTCCTTCTGAGTACACAATCCACGTGGAGAAGCGGGAGTGTGCCTATTGCCTGGCCATCAACACCACCATCTGTGCTGGATTCTGCATGACTCGG GACAGCAATGGCAAGAAGCTGCTCCTCAAGAGTGCTCTGTCCCAGAACGTGTGCACGTACAAAGAGATGCTGTACCGGACAGCGCTGATCCCGGGCTGCCCTCACCACACCATCCCCTACTACTCCTACCCCGTGGCTGTGAGCTGCAAGTGTGGCAAGTGCAACACTGACTACAGTGACTGTGTCCGTGAGAGGGTCAGGACAAACTACTGCACTAAGCCACAGAAGCTCTGTAACCTGTAA